The following are encoded together in the Arcticibacterium luteifluviistationis genome:
- a CDS encoding response regulator transcription factor → MAKILYVEDDKNLSYVIKDNLEEEGFEISHFADGKEALKNFQKEKFDLCLLDVMLPELDGFSLAEKIREQNEQIPIIFLTAKVLQEDKIEGLKIGGDDYITKPFSIEELTLRIKVFLKRSTVSDIEDEQNEYRIGKYNFSFSQLILDSEEGIKKLTHREAEVLKYLCDKRDSVIKREDILTKIWGRDDYFLGRSLDVFITRLRKMLATDDSLKIENVHGVGFRFVTE, encoded by the coding sequence CTTAGAGGAAGAAGGTTTCGAGATTTCGCATTTTGCGGATGGTAAGGAAGCTTTGAAGAATTTTCAAAAGGAGAAGTTTGACCTTTGTCTTTTAGACGTCATGCTTCCAGAGCTTGATGGTTTTTCTTTAGCAGAGAAAATTAGAGAGCAAAATGAACAAATACCTATTATTTTCTTAACCGCTAAAGTTTTACAAGAAGATAAAATAGAAGGTCTTAAAATAGGTGGAGATGATTATATCACAAAGCCATTTAGTATAGAAGAGCTTACACTCAGAATTAAGGTATTCTTAAAGAGAAGTACAGTCTCTGATATAGAGGATGAACAAAATGAGTATAGAATAGGTAAGTATAATTTTAGCTTTTCGCAACTTATACTAGACTCAGAAGAGGGCATCAAAAAACTCACTCATAGAGAAGCGGAGGTACTGAAATACCTTTGCGACAAAAGAGATTCTGTTATTAAAAGAGAAGACATCTTGACTAAAATATGGGGTAGAGATGACTATTTCTTAGGAAGAAGTTTGGATGTGTTTATAACCAGGCTAAGAAAGATGTTGGCTACCGACGATTCCCTGAAAATTGAAAACGTGCATGGCGTAGGCTTTAGGTTTGTGACGGAGTAA